In Anaeromyxobacter diazotrophicus, a genomic segment contains:
- a CDS encoding response regulator: MAPGPGHTVLLVDDNHELLRLLARLVEGEGWRAVTCARGKAALDAIATEKPAVAVVDILLPDMMGYDIGAALRKAGIPFVFMTGIFKGGRAASEARVQHGAAGFFEKPFEARKLLETLKNLLPAPAGPPPRPEVAGEDFEVEVAVEAEEPIDALSITGKVEVRETGRVSAVIRGDPLEAAPVAAFTPPPLKPSAAPAARVEPAAEARAGRAEPPDEGELRDNLPDLITAFWLTQQTGELTLQRGKVKKTIYFDHGRPCYAISNLVADRFGQFLVRVGKLTTAQLELCEKTAERRGVRAGDALVELGILKETEKLYYVAQQVKAIAYSLFGWEEGRYRIHFSGRAQAESTKIDVHPAHLIARGVKKLYRRERLVRLLPDGARLMPTQQPAFGLHEVELEIWEAQLLPHVDGTRTVAELVALARRPPEEVRASLWALVALEIFEPRA, encoded by the coding sequence ATGGCTCCTGGCCCCGGCCACACCGTCCTCCTCGTCGACGACAACCACGAGCTGCTCCGGCTTCTGGCGCGGCTGGTGGAGGGGGAGGGCTGGCGCGCGGTGACCTGCGCGCGCGGCAAGGCGGCGCTCGACGCGATCGCCACCGAGAAGCCGGCGGTGGCGGTGGTCGACATCCTCCTGCCGGACATGATGGGCTACGACATCGGGGCGGCGCTGCGGAAGGCCGGGATCCCGTTCGTCTTCATGACGGGCATCTTCAAGGGCGGGCGCGCCGCCTCGGAGGCGCGCGTCCAGCACGGCGCGGCGGGCTTCTTCGAGAAGCCGTTCGAGGCGCGGAAGCTGCTCGAGACCCTGAAGAACCTCCTGCCCGCGCCGGCCGGCCCGCCGCCCCGCCCCGAGGTGGCCGGCGAGGACTTCGAGGTGGAGGTGGCGGTCGAGGCCGAGGAGCCCATCGACGCGCTCTCCATCACCGGCAAGGTCGAGGTGCGCGAGACCGGGCGCGTCTCCGCCGTCATCCGCGGCGACCCGCTGGAGGCGGCGCCGGTGGCGGCCTTCACCCCGCCGCCCCTCAAGCCTTCGGCGGCGCCGGCGGCGCGGGTCGAGCCGGCCGCCGAGGCGCGGGCCGGCCGGGCCGAGCCGCCCGACGAGGGCGAGCTCCGGGACAACCTGCCCGACCTCATCACCGCCTTCTGGCTGACGCAGCAGACCGGCGAGCTGACGCTCCAGCGCGGCAAGGTGAAGAAGACCATCTACTTCGACCACGGCCGGCCCTGCTACGCCATCTCGAACCTGGTAGCGGACCGGTTCGGCCAGTTCCTGGTGCGGGTGGGGAAGCTCACCACGGCCCAGCTCGAGCTGTGCGAGAAGACGGCCGAGCGGCGGGGCGTCCGCGCCGGCGACGCGCTGGTGGAGCTCGGCATCCTCAAGGAGACGGAGAAGCTCTACTACGTGGCGCAGCAGGTGAAGGCGATCGCGTACTCGCTCTTCGGCTGGGAGGAGGGGCGCTACCGGATCCACTTCAGCGGCCGCGCCCAGGCGGAGTCGACCAAGATCGACGTCCACCCGGCCCACCTCATCGCGCGCGGCGTGAAGAAGCTCTACCGGCGCGAGCGCCTGGTGCGCCTGCTGCCCGACGGGGCGCGCCTCATGCCCACCCAGCAGCCGGCGTTCGGGCTGCACGAGGTGGAGCTCGAGATCTGGGAGGCGCAGCTCCTGCCGCACGTGGACGGGACCCGGACGGTGGCGGAGCTGGTGGCGCTGGCGCGCAGGCCGCCGGAGGAGGTGCGCGCGAGCCTGTGGGCGCTCGTGGCGCTCGAGATCTTCGAGCCGCGGGCCTAG
- a CDS encoding DUF58 domain-containing protein — MNGGRPLLDPVVLARLATLHLRVRAITEGVLTGLHKSPHHGQSVEFAEHKEYAPGDDVRRIDWKAYGKFDKYYVKQFEQETNLRAFLVVDASGSMGYRGQPERLTKLEYASALAASLAYLLVRQGDAAGLVVVADRVVKTIPARAAASHLPALVDTLAALAPKGPTRLAAAVDHVLEHAPRRSSVLVFSDLFDAEEQVSRQLALLRRRKHEVTLFHVLDPHELDFPFEDPTLFLSMEDAREVEANGRDVRKGYLEVLRRWLEGTRRAAAEADLEHVLCRSDRPLDEVLLPFLARRERRAA; from the coding sequence GTGAACGGCGGCCGGCCCCTCCTCGACCCGGTGGTGCTGGCGCGCCTCGCCACGCTCCACCTGCGCGTGCGCGCCATCACCGAGGGGGTGCTGACCGGCCTCCACAAGTCGCCCCACCACGGCCAGTCGGTCGAGTTCGCCGAGCACAAGGAGTACGCGCCCGGCGACGACGTGCGCCGCATCGACTGGAAGGCCTACGGCAAGTTCGACAAGTACTACGTGAAGCAGTTCGAGCAGGAGACGAACCTGCGCGCGTTCCTGGTGGTGGACGCGTCCGGGAGCATGGGCTACCGCGGCCAGCCGGAGCGGCTCACCAAGCTCGAGTACGCGAGCGCGCTCGCCGCCTCGCTCGCGTACCTGCTCGTCCGCCAGGGCGACGCGGCCGGGCTGGTGGTGGTGGCGGACCGCGTGGTGAAGACCATCCCGGCGCGCGCGGCCGCCTCGCACCTGCCGGCGCTGGTGGACACCCTGGCCGCGCTCGCGCCGAAGGGCCCGACCCGCCTGGCCGCGGCGGTGGACCACGTGCTCGAGCACGCGCCGCGGCGCAGCTCGGTGCTCGTCTTCAGCGACCTCTTCGACGCCGAGGAGCAGGTGTCGAGGCAGCTCGCGCTGCTGCGGCGCCGCAAGCACGAGGTGACGCTCTTCCACGTGCTCGATCCGCACGAGCTCGACTTCCCGTTCGAGGACCCGACGCTGTTCCTCTCCATGGAGGACGCGCGCGAGGTGGAGGCGAACGGGCGCGACGTGAGGAAGGGCTACCTCGAGGTGCTGCGCCGCTGGCTGGAGGGCACGCGCCGGGCCGCCGCCGAGGCGGACCTCGAGCACGTGCTCTGCCGCAGCGACCGCCCGCTCGACGAGGTGCTCCTGCCCTTCCTGGCGCGGCGGGAGCGGCGCGCCGCATGA
- a CDS encoding ABC transporter ATP-binding protein: MSEPVLSVKDLVVHYGAIEALRGVSLEVPEGQVVALIGANGAGKTTTLRAVSRMLRPTSGSVRFRGEELTRLMPHDIVARGLAHAPEGRGIFLNLTVKENLDLGAFLRRDGDGIAADRERMFSLFPILRERMSQVAGTLSGGEQQMLSVARALMSRPKLLLLDEPSLGLAPQVVERIFQVLRDVSAQGVALLLVEQNAHKALQIAHRAYVLETGEVVMTGTGAELLASPEVRKAYLGE, encoded by the coding sequence ATGAGTGAGCCCGTGCTCTCGGTGAAGGACCTGGTGGTCCACTACGGCGCCATCGAGGCGCTGCGCGGGGTCTCGCTGGAGGTGCCGGAGGGGCAGGTGGTGGCGCTCATCGGCGCCAACGGCGCCGGCAAGACCACCACCCTGCGCGCCGTCTCGCGCATGCTGCGCCCGACCTCCGGCTCGGTCCGCTTCCGCGGCGAGGAGCTGACGCGGCTCATGCCGCACGACATCGTGGCGCGCGGGCTCGCCCACGCGCCCGAGGGGCGGGGCATCTTCCTCAACCTCACGGTGAAGGAGAACCTGGACCTGGGCGCCTTCCTCCGGCGCGACGGCGACGGCATCGCCGCCGACCGCGAGCGGATGTTCTCGCTCTTCCCCATCCTGCGCGAGCGGATGAGCCAGGTGGCGGGCACCCTCTCCGGCGGCGAGCAGCAGATGCTCTCGGTGGCGCGGGCCCTCATGAGCCGGCCGAAGCTCCTGCTCCTCGACGAGCCCTCGCTCGGCCTGGCGCCGCAGGTGGTCGAGCGCATCTTCCAGGTGCTGCGCGACGTCTCGGCCCAGGGCGTGGCGCTGCTCCTCGTCGAGCAGAACGCGCACAAGGCGCTGCAGATCGCGCACCGCGCCTACGTGCTCGAGACCGGCGAGGTGGTCATGACCGGCACCGGCGCCGAGCTGCTCGCCTCGCCCGAGGTGCGCAAGGCCTACCTCGGCGAGTAG
- a CDS encoding BatA domain-containing protein, giving the protein MSLSFLHPALGWGLLAALVPLAIHLFFRRRPRPTPFPAIDFILRARRETERRLRLKKLVLFAARTLLLAAVAAALMRPRLERPEQARAAAARGPAAVALVLDASASMGYRLRGGALFDRARADLLAALDDLSGEEPATLVVCGGPAAPAAPPPSFDKAAVRRALREAQVTFGHADLTACAAAAARALSESATGAPLAKRLVIATDLAASSWRLDAAPPMVQGATGRERPEVTLLDAARGEPLPNLAVTELTAEPDASAGPRGYRVTATVTSYGGRAERGREAAKKGEGQDVELQLHLGPPAAPVAIRSYAQVPAGGAVKKTLSVRFPQGGPAALSVTLPADPLEVDDARVATLEVPREVKALVVNGAPSPVRHRDEAFFVEAALASSASPVRPTVVDVEALRTVRLADYDVVFLLNVRAVGPKAADLRAFVEAGGGLFLAMGEEVDPDRWDEELKALLPRPLHVVKTAAERGAPGAEARAARFADVDWEHPALQVFTGPAREGFEGVRTWRYMLLKPAERGGPGDRVLVSYDDGAPALVEARRGQGRVMLYTSTVDRAWSDWTIRTSFLPAIQRLAAYLAGSLEERRDRPSLVDAPRALAPGEGQRLVSVVAPDGRELPASALRRDAAGALSLVPDRPGLWQVKVEQRGEQRLDPRLAFAALPDPRESDTARLDPQELTAWFGGEGHARVASDAAQGPRRIPLWSILLALGIVAFFAEGLLVA; this is encoded by the coding sequence ATGAGCCTCTCCTTCCTGCACCCGGCGCTCGGCTGGGGGCTCCTCGCCGCCCTCGTCCCGCTCGCCATCCACCTCTTCTTCCGGCGGCGCCCCCGGCCCACGCCCTTCCCGGCCATCGACTTCATCCTGCGGGCCCGCCGGGAGACCGAGCGGCGGCTGCGGCTCAAGAAGCTGGTGCTGTTCGCCGCCCGCACCCTGCTCCTCGCCGCGGTGGCCGCGGCGCTGATGCGCCCACGGCTGGAGCGGCCCGAGCAGGCGCGGGCGGCCGCCGCGCGCGGCCCGGCGGCGGTGGCGCTCGTGCTCGACGCCTCCGCCTCGATGGGCTACCGGCTGCGCGGCGGGGCGCTCTTCGACCGCGCGCGCGCCGATCTGCTGGCCGCCCTCGACGACCTCTCGGGCGAGGAGCCCGCCACCCTGGTCGTGTGCGGCGGGCCGGCCGCCCCGGCGGCGCCGCCGCCCAGCTTCGACAAGGCGGCCGTGCGGCGCGCGCTGCGCGAGGCGCAGGTCACCTTCGGCCACGCCGACCTGACCGCCTGCGCCGCCGCGGCCGCCCGCGCCCTCTCCGAGAGCGCCACCGGCGCGCCGCTCGCGAAGCGGCTGGTGATCGCGACCGATCTCGCCGCCTCCTCCTGGCGGCTCGACGCCGCGCCGCCCATGGTGCAGGGCGCGACCGGCCGCGAGCGCCCGGAGGTGACGCTGCTCGACGCCGCGCGCGGCGAGCCGCTCCCGAACCTGGCCGTCACCGAGCTCACCGCCGAGCCGGACGCCTCGGCCGGCCCCCGCGGCTACCGCGTCACCGCCACCGTCACCTCGTACGGCGGGCGGGCCGAGCGGGGCCGCGAGGCGGCGAAGAAGGGCGAGGGGCAAGACGTCGAGCTCCAGCTCCACCTCGGCCCCCCCGCCGCCCCCGTCGCCATCCGCTCCTACGCGCAGGTGCCCGCCGGCGGTGCGGTGAAGAAGACGCTCTCGGTGCGCTTCCCCCAGGGCGGCCCGGCCGCGCTCTCGGTGACGCTCCCGGCCGACCCGCTGGAGGTGGACGACGCGCGCGTGGCGACGCTGGAGGTCCCGCGCGAGGTGAAGGCGCTCGTCGTGAACGGCGCCCCGTCCCCGGTGCGCCACCGGGACGAGGCGTTCTTCGTCGAGGCCGCGCTCGCCTCGTCCGCCTCGCCGGTCCGCCCGACGGTGGTGGACGTCGAGGCGCTGCGGACGGTGCGCCTCGCCGACTACGACGTGGTCTTCCTGCTCAACGTGCGCGCCGTCGGGCCCAAGGCGGCCGACCTGCGCGCCTTCGTGGAGGCCGGCGGCGGGCTCTTCCTCGCCATGGGGGAGGAGGTCGACCCCGACCGCTGGGACGAGGAGCTGAAGGCGCTCCTGCCGCGCCCGCTGCACGTCGTGAAGACCGCCGCCGAGCGCGGCGCGCCCGGCGCCGAGGCGCGCGCGGCGCGGTTCGCCGACGTGGACTGGGAGCACCCGGCGCTGCAGGTCTTCACCGGCCCGGCGCGGGAAGGGTTCGAGGGGGTGCGGACCTGGCGCTACATGCTGCTCAAGCCGGCCGAGCGGGGCGGCCCCGGCGACCGCGTGCTGGTCTCCTACGACGACGGCGCGCCGGCGCTGGTCGAGGCGCGGCGCGGGCAGGGGCGCGTCATGCTCTACACCTCCACGGTCGACCGCGCCTGGTCCGACTGGACCATCCGCACGAGCTTCCTGCCCGCCATCCAGCGGCTCGCGGCCTACCTGGCGGGCAGCCTCGAGGAGCGGCGTGACCGCCCCTCCCTCGTCGACGCGCCGCGCGCGCTCGCCCCGGGCGAGGGGCAGCGCCTCGTCTCGGTGGTGGCCCCCGACGGCCGCGAGCTCCCCGCCTCCGCCCTGCGCCGGGACGCGGCGGGCGCGCTCTCGCTCGTGCCCGACCGGCCCGGCCTGTGGCAGGTGAAGGTGGAGCAGCGCGGCGAGCAGCGCCTCGACCCGCGCCTCGCCTTCGCCGCGCTGCCCGACCCGCGCGAGAGCGACACCGCCCGCCTCGACCCGCAGGAGCTCACCGCCTGGTTCGGCGGCGAGGGCCACGCCCGCGTCGCCAGCGACGCCGCCCAGGGCCCGCGCCGGATTCCCCTCTGGTCCATCCTCCTCGCCCTCGGGATCGTGGCATTCTTCGCCGAGGGGCTGCTGGTGGCGTGA
- a CDS encoding branched-chain amino acid ABC transporter permease yields MTEFLQHLVNGLSVGTIYALIALGYTMVYGVLKLINFAHGDVYMVGAFSGFYLANAMGVGGSPSLAKALVVFVGSMIICGILGVLIERFAYRPLRHRARLTSLITAIGVSFLLEYGFQLPSIPGLGIPFPPGPTPRFFPEPFTRVAWEPFGVYVSNYDVISFFTAVGLMLLLQYIVYRTRFGTSMRAVSFDSQVAGLMGINVNRVIAGTFALGSALAAAAALLFAGSRPKVDPLMGLTLGIKAFVAAVFGGIGNVPGAMVGGLALGLAEEYVSGYALSSYRDGIAFAFLIIVLLVRPAGLFGSFRPEKV; encoded by the coding sequence GTGACCGAGTTCCTGCAGCACCTCGTGAACGGCCTGTCGGTGGGGACGATCTACGCCCTCATCGCGCTCGGCTACACGATGGTCTACGGCGTCCTGAAGCTCATCAACTTCGCGCACGGCGACGTGTACATGGTGGGGGCCTTCTCCGGCTTCTACCTGGCGAACGCGATGGGCGTCGGCGGCAGCCCCTCGCTGGCGAAGGCGCTCGTGGTCTTCGTCGGCTCCATGATCATCTGCGGCATCCTGGGGGTGCTGATCGAGCGCTTCGCCTACCGGCCGCTCCGGCACCGGGCGCGGCTCACCTCGCTCATCACCGCCATCGGGGTCTCGTTCCTGCTCGAGTACGGGTTCCAGCTCCCCTCCATCCCCGGGCTCGGCATCCCCTTCCCGCCCGGCCCGACCCCGCGCTTCTTCCCCGAGCCGTTCACGCGCGTCGCCTGGGAGCCGTTCGGCGTCTACGTCAGCAACTACGACGTCATCTCCTTCTTCACCGCCGTCGGCCTCATGCTGCTCCTGCAGTACATCGTGTACCGGACGCGCTTCGGCACCTCGATGCGCGCCGTGTCCTTCGACTCGCAGGTGGCCGGGCTCATGGGCATCAACGTGAACCGGGTCATCGCGGGCACCTTCGCGCTCGGGAGCGCGCTGGCGGCCGCGGCGGCGCTGCTCTTCGCGGGCTCCCGGCCCAAGGTCGACCCGCTCATGGGCCTCACCCTCGGCATCAAGGCCTTCGTGGCCGCGGTCTTCGGCGGCATCGGCAACGTGCCGGGCGCCATGGTGGGCGGCCTCGCGCTGGGGCTCGCCGAGGAGTACGTCTCGGGCTACGCGCTCTCGTCGTACCGCGACGGCATCGCCTTCGCCTTCCTCATCATCGTCCTGCTCGTCCGCCCGGCCGGGCTCTTCGGCTCCTTCCGCCCGGAGAAGGTGTAG
- the nagZ gene encoding beta-N-acetylhexosaminidase: MSTLDAEVAGLFSVGFQGTTPSPEVLELLRRGVYGVILFARNVVDAEQVAELVAALKHAAGRPLLVSIDQEGGRVARLRSPQGFTELPPMRAIGHTGDAEVAFAAGALLGRELRAVGIDQDYAPVVDVDTNPQNPVIGDRSFSRDPEAVGRLGVALARGLQSEGVAACAKHFPGHGDTSQDSHRDLPRLPHELARLRAVELVPFRALAEAGVASVMTAHVVFDALDARRPATMSAPVLRLLREACGYQGCVISDDLEMKAVAEHFPLEEAVPEALAAGVDALLVCHEAPVQHRAIDLARAAVERGQVSRERLAEARRRVAALLRWAGPAADPRAARARLRTAEHLALAARIPPLATGKDPTAA, encoded by the coding sequence ATGTCGACGCTCGACGCAGAAGTCGCCGGCCTCTTCTCGGTCGGCTTCCAGGGCACCACCCCTTCGCCCGAGGTGCTGGAGCTCCTCCGGCGCGGGGTGTACGGGGTCATCCTGTTCGCGCGCAACGTGGTGGACGCGGAGCAGGTGGCGGAGCTGGTCGCCGCGCTCAAGCACGCCGCGGGGCGGCCGCTCCTCGTCTCCATCGACCAGGAGGGCGGCCGGGTGGCGCGGCTGCGCTCGCCCCAAGGCTTCACCGAGCTGCCCCCCATGCGCGCGATCGGGCACACCGGCGACGCCGAGGTCGCCTTCGCCGCGGGCGCGCTGCTCGGCCGCGAGCTGCGCGCGGTGGGGATCGACCAGGACTACGCGCCGGTGGTGGACGTCGACACGAACCCGCAGAACCCGGTCATCGGCGACCGCAGCTTCTCGCGCGACCCCGAGGCGGTGGGGCGGCTCGGGGTGGCGCTCGCCCGCGGCCTGCAGTCGGAGGGCGTCGCCGCCTGCGCCAAGCACTTCCCCGGGCACGGCGACACGAGCCAGGACTCGCACCGCGACCTGCCGCGGCTCCCGCACGAGCTGGCCCGGCTGCGGGCGGTGGAGCTGGTCCCGTTCCGCGCCCTGGCCGAGGCCGGCGTCGCCTCGGTCATGACCGCCCACGTGGTCTTCGACGCGCTCGACGCGCGCCGGCCGGCCACCATGTCCGCCCCGGTGCTGCGCCTGCTGCGCGAGGCGTGCGGCTACCAGGGCTGCGTCATCTCGGACGACCTGGAGATGAAGGCGGTGGCGGAGCACTTCCCGCTGGAGGAGGCGGTGCCCGAGGCGCTCGCGGCGGGCGTGGACGCGCTGCTCGTCTGCCACGAGGCGCCGGTGCAGCACCGCGCCATCGACCTCGCCCGCGCCGCCGTCGAGCGCGGGCAGGTCTCGCGCGAGCGGCTGGCGGAGGCGCGGCGCCGGGTGGCGGCGCTGCTGCGCTGGGCCGGTCCGGCGGCGGATCCGCGCGCGGCGCGGGCGCGCCTGCGCACCGCGGAGCACCTCGCGCTCGCTGCCCGCATCCCGCCGCTGGCGACGGGGAAGGACCCGACCGCCGCCTAG
- a CDS encoding branched-chain amino acid ABC transporter permease, whose product MRPVRIVLRSALPFLVALPLLFALQGVISPGWAIVLISAGINVILAVSLNVVNGFTGQFSIGHAGFAAVGAYTAAKITTAMHGLQIVGLSAGVSDQVVFLLALLAGMVTAALAGVLVGMPSLRLRGDYLAIVTLGFNEIIRVIIENTPFLGQATGISGLPRLTTVVWVGMGAVATISMARRLVGSTHGRALLAIREDEVAAEAMGVDTTGYKVRAFVIASAFAGLAGGLLVHLIQLCTPRSFTFVKSIEVVVMVVLGGMGSVTGSVVAALVLSFALEGLREVQQYRMVVYSLLLIVLMLTRPSGIFGTREIWDIVKLPGGRRKAAGAETSP is encoded by the coding sequence GTGAGACCCGTACGCATCGTGCTGCGCTCGGCGCTGCCCTTCCTCGTCGCGCTCCCCCTGCTCTTCGCCCTCCAGGGCGTCATCTCGCCCGGCTGGGCCATCGTCCTCATCTCGGCCGGCATCAACGTCATCCTGGCGGTCTCGCTCAACGTGGTGAACGGCTTCACCGGCCAGTTCTCCATCGGCCACGCCGGCTTCGCGGCGGTGGGCGCCTACACCGCGGCCAAGATCACGACCGCCATGCACGGCCTGCAGATCGTCGGGCTGTCGGCCGGGGTCTCGGACCAGGTGGTGTTCCTGCTCGCGCTCCTCGCCGGCATGGTCACCGCCGCGCTGGCCGGCGTGCTGGTGGGCATGCCCTCCCTGCGGCTCCGCGGCGACTACCTCGCCATCGTGACGCTCGGCTTCAACGAGATCATCCGCGTCATCATCGAGAACACGCCCTTCCTCGGGCAGGCGACCGGCATCAGCGGCCTGCCTCGGCTCACCACCGTGGTCTGGGTGGGGATGGGCGCGGTGGCCACCATCTCCATGGCGCGGCGGCTGGTGGGCTCCACCCACGGCCGCGCGCTGCTCGCCATCCGCGAGGACGAGGTGGCGGCCGAGGCGATGGGGGTCGACACCACCGGCTACAAGGTGCGCGCCTTCGTCATCGCCTCCGCCTTCGCCGGCCTGGCGGGCGGGCTGCTCGTGCACCTCATCCAGCTCTGCACCCCGCGCTCCTTCACCTTCGTGAAGTCGATCGAGGTGGTGGTGATGGTGGTGCTGGGCGGGATGGGCTCGGTCACCGGCTCCGTGGTCGCGGCGCTCGTGCTCTCCTTCGCGCTGGAGGGGCTGCGCGAGGTGCAGCAATACCGCATGGTCGTCTACTCGCTCCTCCTCATCGTGCTCATGCTCACCCGCCCGAGCGGCATCTTCGGTACCCGCGAGATCTGGGACATCGTGAAGCTGCCGGGGGGCCGCCGCAAGGCCGCCGGCGCGGAGACCTCGCCGTGA
- a CDS encoding ABC transporter ATP-binding protein: protein MQFGGLKALADFNLTLLPGELVGLIGPNGAGKTTAFNAITGVYPPSAGDVLVAGERVNGRRPHEICIAGVARTFQNIRLFKELTALDNVKVACHHGRKAGFAGAFFLTPSFVADEERITARADEYLEVMGLSHRRAALAKNLPYGEQRRLEIARALASGPKVLCLDEPAAGMNASEKVALMELIHRIRDQFRLAILVIEHDMRLVMGVSERLVVLDHGVTISQGAPEKVRKDPKVIEAYLGDSYLEEKKIAVPGAPTP, encoded by the coding sequence ATGCAGTTCGGGGGCCTCAAGGCCCTCGCCGACTTCAACCTGACGCTCCTGCCGGGCGAGCTGGTGGGCCTCATCGGCCCGAACGGCGCCGGCAAGACCACCGCCTTCAACGCCATCACCGGCGTCTACCCGCCCAGCGCGGGCGACGTGCTGGTGGCGGGCGAGCGCGTGAACGGCCGGCGGCCGCACGAGATCTGCATCGCCGGGGTGGCGCGCACCTTCCAGAACATCCGGCTCTTCAAGGAGCTCACCGCGCTCGACAACGTGAAGGTGGCCTGCCACCACGGGCGCAAGGCCGGCTTCGCGGGCGCGTTCTTCCTCACCCCGTCCTTCGTCGCCGACGAGGAGCGCATCACCGCCCGCGCCGACGAGTACCTGGAGGTCATGGGGCTCTCCCACCGCCGCGCGGCGCTGGCGAAGAACCTCCCCTACGGCGAGCAGCGCCGGCTCGAGATCGCGCGCGCGCTCGCGAGCGGGCCCAAGGTGCTGTGCCTCGACGAGCCGGCCGCCGGCATGAACGCCTCGGAGAAGGTGGCGCTCATGGAGCTCATCCACCGCATCCGCGACCAGTTCCGGCTCGCGATCCTGGTCATCGAGCACGACATGCGGCTCGTCATGGGCGTCTCGGAGCGGCTGGTCGTCCTCGACCACGGCGTCACCATCTCCCAGGGCGCGCCGGAGAAGGTGCGCAAGGACCCCAAGGTGATCGAGGCCTACCTCGGCGACTCGTACCTCGAAGAGAAGAAGATCGCCGTGCCCGGAGCGCCGACGCCATGA
- a CDS encoding AAA family ATPase, which translates to MTTHPPPLPPSPEADLAAVKELADARRLLLGEIEKRIVGQREVVDHLLTALFARGHCLFVGVPGLAKTLLISTVAEVLNLSFNRIQFTPDLMPSDITGTDVLEEDHTTGKRAFRFVQGPIFANLILADEINRTPPKTQAALLQAMQEYRVSAGGETYPLELPFLVFATQNPIEQEGTYPLPEAQLDRFMFYVHVNYPSAEEEVEIVRSTTTAVRRALTRVLSPHKIRELQELVLRVPAADHVIRHAVELVRLTRPKEPGAPDFVKALVEWGAGPRASQNLVLGAKARAILDGRLAASVEDVRALAKPVLVHRVITNFRAESENVRSEDVVDRLLEKIRP; encoded by the coding sequence ATGACCACCCACCCGCCGCCGCTCCCGCCGTCCCCCGAGGCCGACCTCGCCGCGGTGAAGGAGCTCGCCGACGCCCGGCGCCTGCTCCTGGGCGAGATCGAGAAGCGCATCGTCGGCCAGCGCGAGGTGGTGGACCACCTCCTCACCGCGCTCTTCGCGCGCGGGCACTGCCTGTTCGTGGGCGTGCCCGGGCTCGCCAAGACGCTCCTCATCTCCACGGTGGCGGAGGTGCTGAACCTCTCCTTCAACCGGATCCAGTTCACGCCCGACCTCATGCCGTCGGACATCACCGGCACCGACGTGCTGGAGGAGGACCACACCACCGGCAAGCGCGCCTTCCGGTTCGTGCAGGGGCCCATCTTCGCCAACTTGATCCTGGCGGACGAGATCAACCGCACGCCGCCCAAGACGCAGGCGGCGCTCCTGCAGGCGATGCAGGAGTACCGCGTGTCGGCGGGCGGCGAGACCTACCCGCTCGAGCTGCCGTTCCTGGTCTTCGCGACCCAGAACCCCATCGAGCAGGAGGGCACCTACCCGCTGCCCGAGGCGCAGCTCGACCGCTTCATGTTCTACGTGCACGTGAACTACCCGAGCGCCGAGGAGGAGGTGGAGATCGTCCGCTCCACCACCACCGCCGTCCGGCGCGCGCTCACCCGCGTGCTGTCGCCCCACAAGATCCGCGAGCTGCAGGAGCTCGTGCTGCGGGTCCCCGCCGCCGACCACGTCATCCGGCACGCCGTGGAGCTGGTGCGCCTCACCCGGCCCAAGGAGCCGGGCGCGCCCGACTTCGTGAAGGCGCTGGTGGAGTGGGGCGCTGGCCCGCGCGCCAGCCAGAACCTGGTGCTCGGCGCCAAGGCGCGCGCCATCCTCGACGGGCGGCTGGCGGCCTCGGTGGAGGACGTCCGCGCGCTGGCGAAGCCGGTCCTCGTCCACCGCGTCATCACCAACTTCCGCGCCGAGTCGGAGAACGTGCGGAGCGAGGACGTGGTGGACCGGCTCCTGGAGAAGATCCGGCCGTGA